Proteins co-encoded in one Aspergillus flavus chromosome 2, complete sequence genomic window:
- a CDS encoding putative glycosyl transferase produces the protein MTSSMSGVCLPRQIRRIIPGCLAAILFVSYLSMTDTFSELSDGLSYRSCETHRFFPKKIWQSWKVAPFEFEERDLTVARSWTSKNPGYRYEVLTDQNDLYYVETHFGPDGFNRPDIVDTYRTLTAQIIKADLLRYLIMYVDGGVWADIDVEALRPIDRFIPERYDEHDIDMVIGVEIDEPGFNDHPILGQKSQSFCQWTFMAKPRQPVMMRLVNHILEWLNELSVKQGKPIGELELEFDDIISGTGPSAFTAAVLAEMSINAGHEVTWKTFHDIPESKLVGGFLVLTVEAFAAGQGHSDSGNHNSRNALIKHHYHASGWPSKHPRHNHPVYGEVEQCNWNKECVAQWDANTAAFAALSPEEQEHQIALKRALDAEANPVQDQTAWINPDPDPEWREPEWQPEWQ, from the coding sequence ATGACATCCTCAATGTCCGGAGTTTGCCTGCCGAGACAGATCCGCAGGATCATCCCCGGATGCCTCGCGGCCATCTTGTTTGTGTCTTATCTTTCTATGACGGACACGTTTAGCGAGCTAAGTGATGGTCTATCCTACCGATCCTGTGAAACCCACCGGTTTTTCCCTAAGAAGATCTGGCAATCATGGAAGGTTGCTCCCTTCGAGTTTGAGGAGCGCGACCTTACCGTGGCTCGTAGCTGGACGTCCAAGAACCCCGGCTATCGATACGAAGTACTGACTGATCAAAATGATCTTTACTACGTTGAAACCCACTTTGGCCCTGACGGGTTCAATCGCCCAGACATTGTGGACACATATCGCACCCTCACGGCACAAATTATCAAGGCCGACCTACTGCGATATCTGATCATGTACGTGGACGGCGGAGTTTGGGCCGACATTGACGTCGAGGCTCTCCGACCAATTGACCGATTTATTCCGGAGCGCTACGATGAGCACGACATTGATATGGTAATTGGAGTCGAGATTGATGAACCCGGTTTCAATGATCATCCCATTCTCGGGCAGAAGTCGCAGTCGTTTTGCCAGTGGACTTTTATGGCCAAACCACGGCAGCCTGTGATGATGCGCTTGGTCAATCATATCCTGGAGTGGCTAAATGAGCTTTCCGTCAAACAAGGAAAGCCCATCGGCGAGTTGGAGTTGGAGTTCGATGATATCATCAGTGGAACAGGACCTTCTGCCTTCACAGCGGCGGTGCTGGCCGAGATGAGCATCAACGCGGGGCACGAGGTAACATGGAAGACCTTCCATGATATTCCCGAGTCCAAGCTTGTCGGAGGGTTTCTCGTCCTCACCGTCGAGGCATTTGCAGCTGGTCAAGGCCACTCCGATAGCGGGAATCATAACTCCCGCAACGCCTTGATCAAGCACCATTACCACGCCTCCGGATGGCCCTCTAAGCATCCACGACATAACCACCCGGTGTACGGAGAGGTTGAGCAGTGCAATTGGAACAAGGAGTGCGTAGCGCAATGGGACGCCAATACCGCCGCATTTGCTGCGCTTTCGccggaagaacaagaacatcAGATCGCTCTGAAAAGAGCTTTAGACGCCGAAGCAAACCCGGTCCAAGACCAGACGGCCTGGATTAACCCTGACCCCGATCCGGAATGGCGGGAACCGGAGTGGCAGCCAGAGTGGCAATGA
- a CDS encoding putative fungal-specific transcription factor, protein MFVQLTTEACTWAGVSHMGADMGEEYASLLQYTRSLESKVAELEGRAQRNITPASEHQVTSVTAELSTNVALLSMNATAEPFFVGATAGFSVSKMVEGILSQSPFPHPALDSIASSSMQATNDVCPPTNNHTRPDPQVERKLVDIFFSRVHPRYPFLDRFSFEEFYQSYQLSKDTSRVSPSKPFHLHMVLAISARIMQLHPEMGGNINPEFYYSNATRYVDEALQVPGLERIQSLLLLALYILRTPGSISNLGGWHIIGFAVRYAVELGMHRNIKCGGPRAQDPYRIEIRRRVFWSAYVLDRAVSLTLGRPFALSENDIDVDLPVALEQSPVSGKEIQYDQSSAALTETKTSNLSSFVHLCRLRRLESRIKQELYSASSPATMPDYTYDTIIDSYRQELLEWLNNIPFFTPDGKLQEGYSLYDTPEFFRIQYSKALRMLLQHRITHFTSETNSPKDKEYLALSARAAGDICQYYRTLHQRRPLGWNFLALHSIFTAGLTLLYCIWAEREHADLARFEDIRSCSNVLFAISERWPTATKFRDIFEVLAKRMVDLVSLSSVPHSGLDDAPFLPDARISPAGALQESTGFPAMNQDDFWAMLDELVDDDYIRSQFQLNGVESSWGLFDS, encoded by the exons ATGTTTGTCCAACTGACGACTGAAGCTTGCACCTGGGCAGGAGTAAGCCATATGGGGGCCGATATGGGTGAAGAGTACGCCAGCCTCCTACAGTATACCCGAAGTTTGGAGAGCAAAGTCGCCGAGTTGGAAGGTCGTGCCCAGCGCAATATCACCCCGGCGTCGGAGCACCAAGTGACATCGGTAACAGCCGAGCTGTCAACCAATGTGGCCCTGCTAAGTATGAATGCCACGGCCGAACCTTTCTTCGTCGGCGCGACCGCGGGCTTTTCTGTGTCGAAAATGGTGGAAGGGATATTGTCTCAATCGCCGTTTCCACACCCAGCGCTTGACTCAATCGCATCTTCAAGCATGCAGGCTACCAACGATGTTTGTCCGCCCACGAACAATCACACTAGACCCGATCCCCAGGTCGAGCGGAAGCTAGTGGATATTTTCTTCAGCCGAGTTCACCCCCGATACCCATTTCTAGACAGGTTCAGCTTTGAGGAGTTCTACCAATCCTACCAACTGTCTAAGGATACAAGTCGGGTTAGTCCATCCAAGCCGTTCCACCTTCATATGGTTCTCGCAATCAGCGCCCGCATTATGCAGCTTCATCCGGAAATGGGCGGGAACATCAACCCGGAGTTTTACTATTCGAACGCTACTCGATATGTTGATGAGGCACTGCAGGTTCCTGGGCTAGAGAGGATTCAATCATTACTTTTGCTCGCGCTATACATTCTTCGTACCCCGGGTAGTATTTCTAACTTAGGCGGCTGGCACATCATTGGATTCGCGGTTCGGTATGCAGTAGAATTGGGAATGCACCGCAACATCAAGTGTGGCGGCCCACGAGCACAGGATCCATATCGTATTGAGATTCGGCGACGAGTGTTTTGGAGCGCTTATGTTCTTGACCGTGCTGTATCCTTGACTCTAGGACGTCCGTTCGCCCTGTCGGAAAATGATATCGATGTTGAT TTACCTGTTGCTCTGGAACAAAGCCCTGTCAGCGGAAAGGAAATTCAATACGACCAGTCCTCTGCGGCACTTACTGAAACAAAAACCTCGAACCTATCCTCCTTCGTACACTTATGTCGGCTTAGGCGACTGGAGAGCAGGATAAAGCAGGAACTTTACAGTGCTAGCAGCCCGGCCACCATGCCGGACTATACCTATGATACAATAATCGACTCTTATCGACAGGAACTCCTCGAGTGGTTGAACAACATACCCTTTTTTACACCCGATGGTAAGCTACAGGAAGGCTACTCTCTGTATGATACCCCAGAGTTCTTCCGCATACAATACAGCAAGGCTCTGCGCATGCTTCTACAACACCGAATCACCCATTTTACCTCCGAGACGAACTCTCCCAAGGATAAAGAATACCTAGCATTAAGTGCTAGAGCCGCTGGAGACATTTGCCAATACTATAGAACGTTACACCAAAGAAGGCCTTTGGGGTGGAACTTCCTCGCTCTGCATTCCATCTTCACAGCAGGTCTAACATTGCTATACTGTATCTGGGCAGAGAGGGAGCATGCAGACTTAGCTCGATTCGAAGACATTCGCTCATGTTCTAACGTTCTCTTTGCGATATCCGAAAGATGGCCGACAGCCACGAAGTTCCGCGACATATTTGAGGTCCTGGCGAAACGAATGGTAGATCTAGTGTCTCTGTCATCCGTCCCCCACAGTGGTTTGGACGACGCACCTTTTCTACCGGATGCTAGGATTTCGCCTGCTGGGGCTCTGCAAGAATCGACAGGGTTTCCGGCAATGAATCAAGACGACTTCTGGGCCATGCTTGATGAGCTGGTGGATGACGACTATATCCGCAGTCAATTTCAATTGAACGGTGTAGAGAGCTCATGGGGCCTTTTCGACAGCTAA
- a CDS encoding permease of the major facilitator superfamily, protein MSWTLARCVKQSYCHVNKSRFLETLGEVQADMSSKALDVAASSCPRADVERSKQPHGYDDAIKIFNGESGEIDVEFTDKEASVVRWKIDLIIVPMMTVSYILSFIDKGILSTAAVYGLRTDLNLKGQQYSWTSSIFYFGYLFWQYPNSIFMQKLPIGKWIGSMIFMWGLCVATTAASTNFATLAVNRFFLGLFEASNNPAFTLLVSQYFTKNEHALRSCIWWAGGPIGAFIGDGVSNGIGHVHGKLSQWQYLYLIFGPITMLWGIIVFFTMPSSPMSAWFLTPRERKIAVVRVLHNHAGLHNRQYKVYQVKEALRDPQAWMLFSIVFLQCIPGGGLNAFNKIILTGLGFSSVESTVVAMPEHAVQLVSVLLAGIVCSWIGKGRCIAMILSNVCVLVGSVLLYTLPTDRKMSRLGAVYSLLTCTVSYIMCMSLISSNIAGFTKKMTVSVMVFVGYCVGQIITPQFFLSHEAPTYPTGFRAYFVTSSMMISVEAALMFYLLNENKRRDKRALESAASQSTGEHRIVETDLLDLTDWERAQFRYAW, encoded by the exons ATGTCTTGGACCCTTGCCCGGTGCGTAAAACAGTCTT ATTGCCATGTCAATAAATCCCGCTTTTTGGAAACTTTGGGCGAAGTGCAGGCAGACATGAGTTCCAAGGCCCTGGATGTCGCTGCCTCCAGTTGCCCACGAGCGGATGTCGAACGATCCAAGCAACCCCACGGATACGATGACGCTATCAAAATATTCAACGGGGAGTCAGGAGAGATAGATGTCGAGTTCACCGATAAGGAAGCGTCTGTCGTCCGCTGGAAGATTGACTTGATCATTGTCCCAATG ATGACTGTGAGCTatatcctttccttcatcgACAAAGGTATCCTATCCACTGCTGCAGTCTATGGACTGAGAACAGATTTG AACCTGAAGGGCCAACAGTATAGCTGGACATCATCGATCTTCTATTTTGG ATACCTGTTCTGGCAATACCCAAATTCGATCTTCATGCAAAAGCTTCCTATCGGCAAGTGGATAGGGTCCATGATCTTCATGTGGGGACTTTGTGTCGCCACAACTGCCGCGTCGACTAATTTCGCAACACTCGCCGTGAATCGGTTCTTCTTAGGCCTCTTCGAAGCTTCCAACAATCCTGCATTCACCCTATTAGTCAGTCAATACTTCACGAAGAATGAGCATGCCCTGCGTTCATGTATTTGGTGGGCTGGTGGACCAATTGGCGCATTTATTGGTGATGGTGTCTCAAACGGCATCGGCCATGTGCATGGAAAACTGTCCCAATGGCAG tatctatatcttatCTTTGGTCCCATCACGATGCTGTGGGGGATCATAGTCTTTTTCACCATGCCCTCCTCACCCATGTCGGCGTGGTTCTTGACACCTCGGGAGAGGAAGATTGCTGTTGTTCGG GTGCTTCACAACCACGCGGGTCTTCACAATCGACAATACAAAGTTTATCAAGTCAAGGAAGCCCTCCGCGATCCTCAGGCGTGGATGCTGTTCTCCATTGTATTTTTACAGTGTATACCCGGAGGCGGTTTAAACGCATTTAACAAGATTATTCTCACGGGCCTTGGTTTTTCAAGTGTCGAGTCCACTGTTGTCGCGATGCCAGAACATGCCGTCCAGCTTGTCAGTGTGTTACTTGC GGGTATTGTATGTTCGTGGATCGGTAAGGGCAGATGTATTGCCATGATTCTTAGCAATGTATGCGTGCTTGTGGGCAGTGTTCTGTTATACA CTCTACCGACCGATCGGAAAATGTCGCGCTTGGGTGCTGTATATTCACTGCTGACTTGTACGGTATCCTATATAATGTGCATGTCCCTGATATCGTCCAACATTGCTGGATTCACCAAGAAAATGACCGTCAGT GTTATGGTTTTCGTCGGCTACTGCGTGGGCCAAATTATCACGCCGCAATTCTTTCTATCGCATGAAGCACCAACCTATCCTACCGGATTCCGTGCATATTTCGTTACCTCGTCCATGATGATCTCAGTTGAAGCGGCCCTCATGTTCTATCTGCTGAATGAAAACAAGCGCCGGGATAAACGGGCACTTGAGTCAGCGGCCTCTCAGAGTACTGGCGAGCATCGAATTGTAGAGACGGATCTTTTAGATCTGACGGATTGGGAGAGGGCTCAATTCAGATATGCCTGGTAA
- a CDS encoding uncharacterized protein (expressed protein), with translation VQARPKMMLKAHRGIIASRNQMVKGPTTIDDLSKGDNMLGCEMKTAVIMYSLRSLNNHGIYNYCDTETKATQPRADAKLLLFLCSARYPIRLP, from the coding sequence GTCCAAGCAAGACCGAAGATGATGCTTAAAGCCCATCGTGGGATTATCGCGTCTCGCAATCAGATGGTAAAAGGTCCAACGACGATAGACGATTTATCGAAAGGAGACAACATGCTCGGCTGCGAAATGAAGACGGCGGTAATCATGTATAGTTTGCGGTCACTTAACAATCATGGCATCTACAATTACTGTGacacagaaacaaaagcGACACAGCCCAGGGCTGATGCCaagctccttcttttcttgtgttCGGCCAGATATCCAATCAGACTCCCCTAA
- a CDS encoding putative cutinase precursor, whose product MHLAIKSLFISLLGASVLASPLPSNALVERNAPLNEFLSALLSHLPAIDGTIDAVSGVITDFDQLLADLTGARTTQNGYIGVCTDYTVLFARGTSEPGNVGVLVGPPLSEAFEQAVGAKALSFQGVNGYNADVAGYLAGGDAAGSKSMASLASEVLSKCPDTKLVMSGYSQGCQIVHNAVEQLPAADASKISSVLLFGDPYAGKAFPNVDASRVHTVCHAGDTICNNSVVILPPHLTYAVDVTNAVQFAVAAAN is encoded by the exons ATGCATCTTGCTATCAAGTCTCTCTTTATCTCTCTCCTCGGGGCCAGCGTTCTCGCAAGCCCTCTTCCCAGCAATGCTCTGGTTGAGAGAAACGCTCCCCTGAATGAGTTCCTCAGCGCTCTTCTGTCGCATCTGCCTGCCATCGATGGCACCATCGACGCGGTGTCGGGTGTGATCACCGATTTTGATCAATTGCTCGCCGACCTCACTGGTGCTCGAACCACGCAAAATGGGTATATTGGTGTCTGCACTGACTACACCGTTCTCTTCGCCCGCGGAACCAGTGAGCCCGGAAAC GTCGGTGTCCTTGTTGGACCTCCTCTTTCCGAAGCTTTTGAGCAAGCCGTCGGTGCGAAAGCCTTGAGCTTCCAGGGCGTCAACGGCTATAACGCAGATGTCGCGGGTTATTTGGCTGGAGGTGACGCTGCCGGTAGCAAGTCAAT GGCATCCCTGGCCAGCGAAGTTCTCTCCAAGTGTCCTGACACTAAGCTCGTCATGAGCGGCTACTCTCAGGGTTGCCAGATTGTTCACAACGCCGTTGAGCAGCTCCCTGCCGCAGACGCTAGCAAGATCAGCAgcgtcctcctcttcggagACCCAT acGCGGGCAAGGCCTTCCCCAACGTTGATGCTTCCCGTGTGCACACTGTGTGCCACGCCGGAGATACTATTTGCAACAACAGCGTCGTTATCCTGCCCCCTCACCTGACCTACGCTGTTGATGTGACTAACGCGGTCCAATTTGCTGTTGCGGCTGCGAACTAA
- a CDS encoding hexokinase family protein translates to MRTEFSSATSSGGMSHTSAKSYSDLPSFLQPLRIEIDTLYDLSYRLSLTYKKLAASPEHFFPTPITRLPTGLETGRYLAVYVGLSYLRVAFIDLLGDQQRVRRTLEKAWPIEEHLRRDRAPDLFTFIGDCIADVVRDSLNSPSEEVPRELTTGISFCFPIRQKCLNEAILMPTGKGFALKTDLNLHQALLDGYERHTWSPGEDEQRMPVKRRKLFNLPKLRIAAMTNDTSSTLCSLAYTIHSFPNTRAVMGFIVGAGSNATVPIKIADLHERKIQHIREKDPSAQEALVSTEWTLSSASAPIFELNLRTKWDTELDKHCQRPGFQPLELMVGGRYVGELVRLIAFDWFHGVLGIPRSALPANLVAEYSLSTDFLSLKVACNQSDERLAMELSHELPPPSMSDWRWTPDSSRDLRVIASYVQDRATSLVAAVIVGLLVCAGEIALQPPHNHRDLSAPTASNGKARTDESTTRWKNGPEELAVAVSGGVMQHYPYYKEKTQRYIDQLLIRAGPQEGGKSIFLRDVNDGGLIGTGILAGTTAGEIGGIIGSTFEVSSFNSI, encoded by the exons atgagaacCGAATTCTCTTCCGCTACATCTTCAGGCGGCATGTCGCACACATCTGCAAAATCATACTCGGATCTCCCGAGTTTTCTCCAGCCGCTTCGTATTGAAATTGATACTCTGTATGACTTGTCATACCGCCTTTCCTTAACCTACAAGAAGCTAGCGGCGTCCCCCGAACACTTCTTCCCCACTCCCATCACTCGGCTACCAACTGGTCTGGAAACGGGCCGGTATCTAGCGGTTTACGTTGGTCTTTCGTATCTCCGAGTAGCCTTTATCGACTTGTTAGGTGATCAACAGCGCGTACGACGAACACTAGAAAAGGCTTGGCCAATCGAGGAGCATCTGCGAAGAGACCGTGCTCCAGATCTGTTTACCTTCATCGGAGATTGTATTGCAGATGTTGTCAGAGACAGTCTGAACAGTCCAAGCGAAGAGGTACCCCGCGAGCTGACGACAGGTATCTCGTTTTGTTTCCCGATCAG ACAAAAATGTTTGAATGAGGCCATTCTCATGCCAACAGGAAAAGGCTTCGCCTTGAAGACTGATCTTAATTTGCACCAGGCTTTACTGGATGGTTACGAGCGTCACACCTGGTCCCCTGGTGAAGATGAGCAGCGCATGCCTGTCAAACGACGAAAACTCTTTAACCTTCCCAAGTTAAGGATTGCAGCGATGACAAATGATACTTCGTCAACACTTTGCTCGCTGGCGTATACAATCCACTCGTTCCCAAATACGCGCGCCGTAATGGGCTTCATTGTAGGTGCTGGCTCCAATGCTACTGTTCCGATAAAGATAGCCGATCTCCACGAACGTAAAATCCAGCATATTCGCGAGAAAGATCCAAGTGCCCAGGAGGCTCTGGTCTCGACGGAGTGGACTTTATCTAGTGCCTCAGCACCTATCTTTGAGCTGAATCTTCGAACTAAATGGGATACAGAGCTCGACAAGCATTGTCAAAGGCCGGGATTTCAACCCTTAGAGTTGATGGTTGGTGGAAGGTATGTTGGTGAGCTAGTGCGGCTCATCGCCTTTGACTGGTTTCACGGTGTGCTAGGTATCCCACGCTCAGCATTGCCTGCGAATCTGGTTGCAGAGTACTCGCTTTCAACagatttcctttctcttaaGGTAGCTTGCAACCAGTCCGATGAGCGGCTGGCAATGGAGCTGTCCCATGAGCTACCGCCGCCTTCCATGAGTGACTGGCGCTGGACGCCGGATTCTTCCCGGGATTTGCGTGTCATTGCAAGTTATGTCCAGGATAGGGCGACTTCCCTGGTTGCAGCAGTTATCGTTGGTCTTCTTGTATGTGCAGGAGAGATTGCTTTACAACCTCCTCACAATCATAGAGACCTTTCAGCACCGACTGCTTCGAATGGAAAAGCACGGACTGATGAGTCCACAACAAGGTGGAAAAATGGTCCGGAAGAACTGGCTGTAGCTGTTTCCGGCGGGGTCATGCAGCATTATCCGTACTACAAGGAAAAGACACAAAGATACATCGATCAGCTTCTGATTCGTGCTGGTCCACAGGAAGGGGGCAAAAGCATTTTTCTTCGTGATGTGAATGATGGAGGATTAATAGGGACGGGAATCTTAGCAGGAACTACCGCTGGGGAGATCGGGGGTATTATAGGCTCGACCTTCGAAGTGTCAAGCTTCAATTCCATATAG